A single window of Nitrospirota bacterium DNA harbors:
- the rsmA gene encoding ribosomal RNA small subunit methyltransferase A, with translation MKKYLSQNFLYDPSILRRLIRVASVSSEDTVIEIGPGTGRLTMMLSEKAKEVIAIELDRELYSDLKERLDDRKNIRLILGNALKYPYETTRRFKVVANIPYHITTPIIFKLLEQRKNLISMTLTVQKEVAQRVVAKPGGKAYGVLSIMIQYYGKPELKFLIPRGAFRPVPKVDSACLHISVYERPSVNVKDENVFFRLVKTAFSQRRKTLSNALKTISPDIKNILTKAGITPERRPETLSIEEFARISELLS, from the coding sequence TTGAAAAAATATCTGAGTCAGAACTTCCTTTATGACCCATCGATATTAAGAAGACTCATACGGGTTGCCAGTGTTTCTTCGGAAGACACTGTTATAGAGATAGGACCCGGCACAGGCAGGCTCACCATGATGCTTTCCGAAAAGGCAAAAGAGGTCATTGCAATAGAGCTTGACAGAGAACTCTATTCTGACTTAAAGGAGAGGCTCGATGACAGGAAAAATATAAGGCTCATATTAGGTAATGCCCTTAAATACCCCTATGAGACAACGAGAAGGTTCAAGGTAGTTGCAAATATCCCTTATCACATAACAACCCCAATTATATTTAAGCTCCTCGAACAAAGGAAAAACCTCATATCCATGACCCTTACTGTGCAAAAGGAGGTCGCTCAAAGGGTTGTGGCAAAGCCGGGAGGAAAAGCCTACGGAGTGCTTTCTATTATGATTCAGTATTACGGAAAGCCTGAGCTTAAATTTCTCATACCTCGCGGAGCATTCAGACCTGTGCCAAAGGTGGATTCGGCATGCCTTCATATCTCTGTTTATGAAAGACCAAGTGTCAACGTAAAAGACGAAAATGTTTTTTTCAGGCTCGTAAAAACTGCATTTTCCCAAAGAAGAAAGACCCTTTCCAATGCCCTAAAGACAATATCTCCTGATATTAAAAATATACTTACTAAGGCAGGTATTACCCCAGAGAGAAGGCCCGAGACATTAAGCATAGAGGAGTTCGCAAGAATCTCGGAACTACTTTCCTAA